The DNA sequence GGGGACAcccagtcccgggggggggggatgggggggcacccAATCCCGGTGATAGGGGGCACCCAGTCCCGGGGGTGCAGAGCCCAGTGCCAAGGGGCggagccaggcagggctgggggctcccagtggtgggggcgggggcgggggcgcggTACGGGGCCGCCCATCCCCGCGGGCTCAGGCCGGCCCAGGCTCCCGAAGGCCGCGGGCCGAGCGCGTCGCCTGAGAATGACGTCATCGCCGCGCCGGGAGCAACTGCGGCCGCTGAGCGGGGAGCGGGGAGCccggtgaggggcggggggagtatCGGGGTCTGGGGGGGGTATTGGGCGAGCGGGTATCGGGGCCCAGCAGGCGGGGGGGtatcggggctggggggggggagtattgGGGCCCAGCAGGGCTGAGGGGCTATTGcggctggggggctgggtggggggggattggggggttggctggggggggattgcggctgggggggggattggggcccagcagggcgggggaggattggggggttgggtgggtggtattggggcgggggggtatcgggggctgggtgggggggattGGGGCCCAGCAGGGCGGGGAAGGATtggggggttgggtgggtggTATTGAGGCGGGGGGGTatcagggactgggggggggtattggggccggggggggctatCGGGATCTCAGCCCCGACGCTCTCTGTTGCTCACCTGCTCTCCGCGCTTCTCTTGCAGACCGTCCTGCGCCGAGACCCGGCTGCGCACCATGACCAAGCTGGCGCAGTGGCTGTGCGGACTGGCCCTGCTGGGCACTGCCTGGGCCACCCTGGCCTTAGACCCCCTGGGCCTccacctccctctgccctgccgGCAGGTGCTCTGGCCTTTCCCCGTGTACCTGCTGGTGGCTTTCGGCTGCTACTCCCTGGCGACCATTGGCTACCGTCTGGCTACGTTCAATGACTGCGAGGCTGCGGCGAAGGAGCTTCAGGAGCAGATCAGAGAGGCCCGAGCGGACCTGAGCCGGCGAGGGCTGAAGTTCTGACCCgcggggtggggaggctgcaccccagggagcTGGGCCGCTCCCCTCGCTTGGCTTAGCACAATAAAGAATCAGTGTGTGTAGCTGAGCCTTGCTGGTAGCCTGGGGAAGGGCCATGGCAGGGTGGGCTCTGGGCGGGTGCCAGCTGCGGCAGGGGGCTGGTCCAGACGCTCAGGAGGAAAGGGCAGGTGGCACGTGGCGCTGGGTGCACGAGACAGTGATGGTAACTAGAGGCGATCAGTGCAGCAGCTTGCTGCTTGGGGATTCCCTTCactcctgcagccaggccccccgGTGCGGTTCCTAGCTGCTCTCACAAGCAGACAGGGCCAGGGTTTGGATGAGAGTCCCAGGAATCACCCACATGCTGCTGGGGGTGACTCACTGACGGgtgctcttccctctgagtcagcgGCAGGGAGCCCTGTGCTGCTCTGTGTCAGATGCAGGGTGCAAGCGAGGACCTGAGCACTGTGCTAGGGAGGTGGGTAATCCTGTACTGTCTCCTTCAGTCCCCTGAGGGTGGCACTGCTCGGGCTAGCCACCCCCAGGCGACTGTCTGAGCCCAAGCTGCCTACACTCCGCACACCGACTCCCCTGGTTACTCGGAGCGGGAAGCTGCAGAGACTCCTctaccttcccctctccccagagcccctccatGGCTCTCAGCAGTCAGTGGGCATTaaatcagggcggggggggggggggggctgtcaatcAGACCGAATGCCAaggctgcagcccccccagctcaGGCTCCAGCATGCTGTCTGGGCGCTGGGTGATGCTGCTGGCCCGGGGacgtgggagtgggaggagttgtCATTTCCAGGGTGGGGTGGGCCGGGCCGTGCTAGCAAGAACCTTGCTTCCATGGCCCAGTGACTTTCGCTGATGAGCAAGTTCAGCAGGGTTTtgtacagccccctgccctccagaAGGCGAATGGGGAGGCTGCTTCCTTCAGGGAATCCCTTGCTCCTGAGCAGCCCAACAGCCTCATCCATGGGCAGTCTCCCTGGCTGGCAtgtggctccctgcagccagaagGGTGGGGCTGCCTCCCTGGCAGACTCCCTGGGTTCCTTGCATACCAGCCAAAGGACTTTCTTGTTCTTAATTATTGGCTGCGCATCCTTCTGCAAAAGAAGCAGTTGATATCAAAGGCAGGAATGGGGCTAATTAGCAGGAGTGACTAATTAGCTGCTTCCTGAGCAACAGTGGCAGCAAGGAAGGCGGGACAGCCAATTCGTTGCAGTCTTGCCTGTGTGTGGCTAGTCGCGGCCTGGCAGTGCCTAGCCACGGCCTTGAGCAGCTGTCTCAGCTGAGAGacactccccagctcccagggtgACCCTGGCTGGGGCCCTGCAGGGTGGCTACGGAGGGAGGGGGCTTGATGGACCCCAATAGGGACTCCCAGCAGCAGGCCACCCTGTCGAGCcccagggcagagaggagctgccCTCGCCAGGATGATCCTGCACATCTTGCATGTTGCCAGGTAACAGGAGGTCAGATCTGCCAGCAGCCTCCCTGTCCTCTCGGCTCCCTGGGGGCACAGCCAGGATCAGAACAGCCCCGTCAGTGCAggcctgaggggagggggagctgctctTTGGAGCAGGTTGATCCAAACGTGGCTGTCCCTTCGGCCCAAGTAGCAGCAGGCTGTTTCCCAGGTGCCCATGTGTTCGGCCACAATGTCCCATGTGACCCTCCAGGGCTTCCCGGGACAGGGCACCCATtgacttggggggtgggggggcttgcAGGGTCAGGCCATAGGGTAGCCCCCCTCTCGCTCTTTCTCCTCTGCCTCAAACTGAGCTGGGAGGGGCCCCCAGTTCCCAGTAACAGCACCAGAGCTGGGGGGTTGAGTGCACCTGGGCTGTTGGTTGTATTCTCCAAGTTTTGGGGGGCACCAGGGGGTGCAGGCCCTCCACAGCCCCGTCCTGGTCTCTGTGCCTGGGAGTGCCCAGAGCTGAGGAAACAGGCACCACACTCTGGCTTTGATTTATTAAAAGGCACTTATGCTCATACAAAACAGCAATACAAACCAAGGCACCCAACAGAGAAGAGGgcagccccccagcaccgcacTTGGCTCCCACCACAGCCCCCCTGGCATGGCTGAGCACAGCAGGGAGGAAGAgagtccccaccccagagctggccaggggcatgggggaggcgggggcacTGCTGCAGTGTCAAAGGCACTATTCCCAATCAAGCAAACTAATGAAAAACGAGAATGGCTGGAGGTAGAggagagctgggcggggggggggggggggggggaagccatcCCTTGCGGCAAGGGGCAGCTGGGAAGGCAGCCGTGACCCCTCAGAgccccccaggagcagcagagccccaggcagggggcagtACCCGTGTAAGCTCTTTGGCTAAGGCAGGCCtaaggggtggcaagcaggggcCTCCaacagggcagggcaagggcggTAGAATCACAGTGTGAGCATTAGCTCCTCCCTTCATTGGTCAgtgaacatgggggggggggaatcatttgGCCCTTGGGCCGAGGAGCTGGGTCTGCACCTGCCGctggctcccccccccagggctcAGTGAGGCTCCTTCCTGCCGCAGGACGGCGGAGACAGCAGGTTCCAGGTCTCAGGCCTGCAGGGGCTTGTAGAGCTTGTCCTGGTCCGGAGGGAACTGCCAGAATAACCAGAACCGCAGGACGCTGGTGACTATCCCGGGGATGTTAGGGACCTGAGTGGGAAGGGaacgggggtgaggggggcacGGAGAGAGGAGAGCTATAAATCTTGCAGCAGTTTTAGTGtcccccatgccccctcctccccccaagctgCTCCATCAGCCACGCGTCACGGGGAAGCTGTATCGGCTGCCTGCCAGCCAATGAATTACCATCCGTGTCCATCGCCCTGAGCGCGGGTCACGAGGCAGCGCAGGGGGCTCTGCGGGACGGCTCGGGAACAGCGCCCCGTGCTCGCTGGGGGTCTGGGCCCACCCCCCAGGATTCCCAGGGCAGCCCCCCCGCACTCACCATGATGTAGAGGTCGCTGAGCTGGAAGCCGTACAGCGTCCAGCTGGCTGAAGCCAGGAAGGTGGCCACAGTCAGCGGGAAGGACAGGCACCGGGTCGACCTGGTCCGGACGATCTTGGCCTgcaggggacagagaaggggcTAAGCTCAGGCACTGGGGAGCTTCCTGCAGACCCCAGCCAGGGCCCCTCCCGGAGTAAGAGCTGTCTCCTGCGAGGCCGTGGGGTCAAGGACGAACCAGAGCTGAGCGACCCACCGGGATCtcctctgggctccccaccccaaggCCCCAGCATGTGCTACTCTGCCCCGAACCAGCAGAACGCCCCCCAGTGAGGCAGCCCATGCCCCAGGCCAGTGccccagcaggcaggctccccccgaGGGAGCCTCACGCACCAGGTCAGCCAGGGGCGAGAGGTACATGCTGATGGTGAAGACGCTGCAGAAGAGCCCCAGGCGGGCCAGGCGCACGGCCACGTCGGGGATCAGGAGGTTGAAGTAACAGTAGCCGAGGATCAGCACCCCCAGCAGGGCCACGCTCTGCAGCAGAACCCGGCGCTGCGGGAGGGAAGAGCGCAGTCAGGGCCAATCACACGAAGGCACAGGAAACCCCCTCCCAAGAAATGCCACTGCCGGACCCTGCCCccggcacctcccccccccatgccaacTCCTCCCTTTCACAGGCATCCCTCCGAGCCCGCCTGTTCCCCCGGCACCTCCCACCCATGCCAGCCCCTGGGAGCCCTCCCCTGGCGAGCCTGGCAGGCGGGACGGACTTGCTCTCCACCCACCTTCTCAGGGCTGAAGTAGAAGTACACCAGGATGTAAAGGGTCTGCAGCGCCGCCCCGATGGTGTTCACGGTGATCAGCGTCCAGTCCTGCTTCAGGCATCCATAGCTCAGCCAACTGAGGTTGCTGCAAGGGGAGACCAGGCTGGGGGGTCACCGGCGCTGCtgcctgtggggtggggagcccctCCAGCACCGGAGCACGTCCCCGCAGGTGAACCTCCCAGAGCATGTGCTCCCCCCACTGTACAAGCCGCTGGAGCAAGTGCCCTGCCCAGCTGTTGTCCAAGCCCCCCTCCACTTGAGCCCCAACTCCATCAACCACATGACCCTCCGGCCTGCGCCCCCTCTGTCCCCTCATGTCAGCGGGGGCTGGACATACTTTACATCGGTGGTAAGGAAGGGCAGGAACTGGATATTCTCCACGCTCCGTGTCTGAAACATCTGGCGCAGGTCAGTCCTAGGGATAAGACAGGTGAGAAATGCCTCCCATCCCACCAAGTCTGAGGGGACCCAACCCCCCATCCTGGCCCAACCCCCCGAGTCTGAGAGGGCATAGCCACAGTGGCAGTGACCAGGGGGCCACCCAGAAGCAGGGCTGCCGTTTGCCGTTTTTCAGCCTTGATGTCAGATGGTTACAGGACTGGTGGGGCCTGCTCTGGACGCAGCGTTGCCCTGGGGCAGCGCCCAGCTGCGTTAGGATTTTATACCGCTCTAGTGACTGGtgcagccctgggcagggacGGGCCAGTCCCCCTGGAGTGACAGGGCCTCCTGCCCAGCCAGCTCACCCCTCCCTGACGGGATACCTCCAGCGCTGGCAGCGCCTCCACCCGGTAGTGCTGCGTCCGCACTCGGGGCCGCGTGAACCAGCTGCAGTGGGATGGAGAAACCGGGGTAACTTCCTAGCGCCGGCAAGGCGCAAATTCCCAACCCTCACGGCTGCAGAGAAATGCTGGCAAACAGaacctgcctccccccagccccgggcagcAAAGAAATGGTCCCGAAGTCGCTCTTTTAAAAAACCTCCTGACTGATGACAGCTCGGTGTTGGTCAAACTGCAGAGGCCCAGCCATGCCAGGTGCTGCCCATGCGAGTCACGGCTAccccacagggctgggggcagggtaaCCACTGGGAAAGGAGGGAGCCCCCAGGGGTAAGTTTCTGTGTCCATAGGGCTGAGAGGGGCTGACACCTGCGCTGCCAACCCACAGCGAtgcccagcccccccggccctAGTAATCCACAGCCTCTTGTAACCCATAActcttcccagcccagcccagcccccagtccCTAGTAACCCatagcagcccagcccccccaggcCCTAGTAACCCAtagctctgcccagcccagcccccccgcagGCCCTAGTAACTCCCAGCCcccgccgccccgccccgcctgtCCCGGCCCCggacccggccccggccccggccccggaagCGGAGCGAGCCCGGCCCGGCCGCACTCACAGGCCCGTGGCGAACATGCCGAGGGTGCAGGCGATGCAGGCCCCCGAGAGCAGCGGCAGCGGCGGCTCCATGCTGGGCTGCGGCCGGCGGGAGCCGAGACTGGGGCCGCCCAGGCCGGGCCCAgccgggccccgcccccggcACCTCCCCGGGCCGGACACCCCAGAGACCGGGACCGCCGGGCCCCCGCCCCAGCGCCCCCAGGTGTCCCCGTGTCCCTGtgtcaccccccagccccccagcgccccctcggTGTCCCCGCGCCCCCCTCGGTGTCCCCGtgtcaccccccgcccccccagcgccccccctcGGTGTCCCCGtgtcaccccccgccccccagcgtcCCCTCGGTGTCCCCGtgtcccccccagcgccccctcggTGTCCCCgtgtcaccccacagcccccacagcgcccccctcGGTGTCCCCGCGCCCCCgtgtcaccccacagcccccccagcgcccccctcgGTGTCCCCGTGtcaccccccagcgcccccctcgGTGTCCCCGTGCCCCTGTGTCACCCCACAGGTCCCCAACAGCCCCCGTGTCACCCCCAGCCATCCCCACGCCCCCCTCGGTATCCCCACGACCCTGTgtcactccacagccccccccagcgcccccctcgGTGTCCCCACGCCCCTGTGTCACCCCACAGGCCCCCAACAGCCCTCGTGtcaccccccagccacccctaCACCCCCCTCGGTATCCCCACGCCCCCGTGTCACCCCATGGACCTCCAACAGCGCCCGTGTCACCCCACGGACCCCCAGCTCCCCAACAGCCCCCGTGtcaccccccagccacccccacgcCCCTGTGTCACCCCACGGACCCCCAGCTTCCCAACAGCCCCCGTGtcaccccccagcaccccccttgGTATCCCCACACCCCTCTGTCACCTCACGGCCCCCCATGTCATCCCACAGCGCCCCCAGCTTACCTCGGTATGACACCATAgtgccccagcccctctgaacacCCCCATGTCACCCCCAATACAGTGCCACCCCCAGTCCCACTCAGTATCACAGTATAACGCCCGCCAACAATCCCCCCTCGGCCCCCtgtcacacacccagcccccatcaCTCCTCCACCGCCCCCCCATTGCCCACAAACACCCATGCTATCTCTCACACACTCACCAACCCCTCTCCCCGCTGTCACGCCCAGCAGCACCATCTCCAGTCGCTCCCCCAGGACACTAccaccccagtgccccccacttaTACTCCCTGTACTTCCATCCCCTGACACTCCCAGATATTCCCCCAATCCTTGCCTACGCCGAAAATCACTGCCACCCATAACAGCCCTCCCTGGGTGCCCTCAGGTAttgccatcccccccccccatatcaccCTCAGATCCGtccccatggggcagaggggagcagcGGGGAACCCTGTGGCCCCGGGCTTTGGGATGCGGGGAAATGGTCCCCCATGACCCCAGGTGCAGGCTGGCCCAGAGAGAGGATGATGTCCCTAGGGCAGGGGGCACCGATGGCTCAGGCCATGTTTAATTGctacctgggttcagttcctatcTGCGACTCCCTGTGCAGCCTTGGGTGACTCACTGCCCCTTTCCCAAGTTTCCCAGCCGGTCTGTAAAGTGGGGGAGGTGGAGCCTGACTCACCTTCCTCCCGGGCTGGGAGCCGCAGCCCTGTCTGCCAAGCGGCTAGACCCAGAGCCACAAACGTGGCTAGATGGGTTCCCTGCATGGAAGTTGGCAGCCTGGTGTCACTGGTGCACATTCCCTGGCCCCGCTGCCAGGGGCTGCTGATCAAGGGCTCCTGCCCGGCTGTTTCCCAGTCTCCCAGTCCCACTGGCTGCTGCTCGGCGTGGGCCTGGCTGCCCCCGTGCCCCATTCGTTCCGTGATGGCGTCACAGCGGCTTCCCCGGCATGGAGCTGTGACGTCACCGTATGAACAGGGGCAGTAGCTTGTCGTCTCCCCCTGCCCCGGGAGGTGGGGTTGGTTGTTGGAGGGTTGTGGCAGGGCCAGCGCGTTAACCAGATGGCagagatgggggcagggaatTAAAAAGCATTTCCTGCTCGCTCTGTGcccagccgccggggctgggtTGAGGCTGTTGCTTTGGGCTGATGGGCCTGTAGAGTTTGGCTCCAGCCTAACTCCACCTCCGGGGGCTGCCTCTGTGGAAAGGGGGCTAGTGGCTGCCCCAGGGCTCGCGCAGGCTGCTCAGACTCCGGCCTAGGCTGCTGGAGGGTTCCCTTCCCAATCCCAGGTGGGCGGAGAGGAGCTGGGCTGCCATGCCTGGACCTTGCAGGTGCTTGCGGACGGTGTCCCTCCTTGCCCGGGACACTGGTGAGCATCCCGTGACTTTGGCAGGGTGAGCAGCTGTGTGTCAGTGCCTGTGCgtcagctccagctctgggcatCAGCTGGGCTTGGGGTGATGCCTGCACATCTGCCCGGATGTTGcatctctgcctgtctccagcggGTGGTAATTAGGCTCCGGATGTGCCAGTCTCTCACCTGACTCACTGCAGCCTGCACCGGTCGGACCAGCAGCCAGCCACAGGCCGTCAACAGGTGGCCTGGTTTGGAACCAGGGTTCCTGGGGTTCCCCAGCTGAGTGGGACGAGGGGTTTGCGGCCTGTGAGCGTGAAGGGATGGTTTTGTGTCGACAGCCAGGTAGCTGGGCTCGGTATTGGCTCGGCTGCAGAGTCTGGGTCTACATATGGAGCATAATGGTGCAGTGGCAGGAGGGACCCATCCAAGCGCCTGGCTAGGAGAGGGACCCTGGAGGGGACAGATAGCCTAGTGCTTAGGGTATCAGATACCCGGGTtcagtccctgctctgacacaggtGCTCTCCGTTCCCATCTCtgcacagctgggggagggataaATACATTCATGGCTGAGGTgctcacagctctgctcccaggacagtCCTGGCTCTGGCACACAACGGTGGAGTTGGCCTGAGAGCTGCCCCATGGAACAGGGTTTTGAAGGCAGGGCAGGAATCGCCAGCCCAGCCCAAGgccggggaaggggagaggagccgAGCACGGCTGCCTTGGGCCAGGCCGCTCCGGGGAACGGGAATCAGAGAGACGCTGCGTGGCCCTGGATGAGTCTCGGTTTGATTTTCGTTCCTCGCTGCCAGCGATGTTTGTCGCAGAGGCTGGAAACGCAGCACAGCTCGGTGGGGGCGCAGTGAGCGATCAGGGTCATTCATGGCCCAACTCAGcccaccccttcagagtcactcccgtcccctcctcccctgctgccgccCTGCTCAGGAACACGTGTCTCTGGATCCAAATAACTGATAGCGTCAGGCACAAGTTTCCACTCCAAAGCCCTCCACAAACCCCAGCCAGTTAATTAACTAATTACAACAGCCTGGTAGCCAAGAGACCGCTGCTCAACCCACCTCCCCCCAGAGGCCCTACGCACTTGGCCAGCCGGACCAGCCATTTCCGCAGGAGTGGAGAGGCTGGGAAGGGGACAGGCTGCCCTGGCAGGGTCTTGAACCTACAGGAGGCTCTGGTTGATGGGAGagggcagccctgggcagggcaggTTGGACCAGGGGTATCTCTCTGCCTGTCACCTTCTCTGGGGCTCTAGCCAGGGGGATCCAGCTGGGGCCTGGGTGCTGCCCCTtcattgggggaggaggagggactggATCTGAGCTGGAAGCTGTAGGGGAGATGCTGGAGCCTTCCTGGTCCCTAGGTTGGGGGAGTCCTGACAGGGCTGTTGGAGGAGTGCTGTTGgcgccttccccccaccccccagcagtaGTAGTCTGGCCGTATCCGAACATATTTATTCAAGACCAGTTGTATAAAAATTCCAGTGGTAAAAAGGAAGCTTTACAAATCAGGACATGTTATATACACTCCTCCGTGCAGG is a window from the Malaclemys terrapin pileata isolate rMalTer1 chromosome 21, rMalTer1.hap1, whole genome shotgun sequence genome containing:
- the SLC50A1 gene encoding sugar transporter SWEET1 isoform X1: MEPPLPLLSGACIACTLGMFATGLTDLRQMFQTRSVENIQFLPFLTTDVNNLSWLSYGCLKQDWTLITVNTIGAALQTLYILVYFYFSPEKRRVLLQSVALLGVLILGYCYFNLLIPDVAVRLARLGLFCSVFTISMYLSPLADLAKIVRTRSTRCLSFPLTVATFLASASWTLYGFQLSDLYIMVPNIPGIVTSVLRFWLFWQFPPDQDKLYKPLQA
- the DPM3 gene encoding dolichol-phosphate mannosyltransferase subunit 3, encoding MTSSPRREQLRPLSGERGARPSCAETRLRTMTKLAQWLCGLALLGTAWATLALDPLGLHLPLPCRQVLWPFPVYLLVAFGCYSLATIGYRLATFNDCEAAAKELQEQIREARADLSRRGLKF
- the SLC50A1 gene encoding sugar transporter SWEET1 isoform X3, which codes for MGYKRLWITRAGGAGHRCGLAAQVSAPLSPMDTETYPWGLPPFPVVTLPPALWGSRDSHGQHLAWLGLCSLTNTELSSVRRTDLRQMFQTRSVENIQFLPFLTTDVNNLSWLSYGCLKQDWTLITVNTIGAALQTLYILVYFYFSPEKRRVLLQSVALLGVLILGYCYFNLLIPDVAVRLARLGLFCSVFTISMYLSPLADLAKIVRTRSTRCLSFPLTVATFLASASWTLYGFQLSDLYIMVPNIPGIVTSVLRFWLFWQFPPDQDKLYKPLQA
- the SLC50A1 gene encoding sugar transporter SWEET1 isoform X2, producing MFQTRSVENIQFLPFLTTDVNNLSWLSYGCLKQDWTLITVNTIGAALQTLYILVYFYFSPEKRRVLLQSVALLGVLILGYCYFNLLIPDVAVRLARLGLFCSVFTISMYLSPLADLAKIVRTRSTRCLSFPLTVATFLASASWTLYGFQLSDLYIMVPNIPGIVTSVLRFWLFWQFPPDQDKLYKPLQA